The DNA region GGCAGGGCGaccatcccatccctccagcGGGATCCCTCCGCACGCCGCGGATgaaagggcagagctgggactttGAAACTCCAAGCTTTATTGAGTTGCTTCGGCAGCGCGGGCATCACACGGGGGGAGGCGGGAGGCGAGGCCGCGGGGGCACAGCGGCGGCCGGGGGAACGCTTGCTCCGCTCCCCGCGCCCCGGCACGGGCCGGGGGCTTTAGTTGGTGGGGTGGTAGGCACCGCGCTGGTGCCACTGCATGTCCCGGATGCGCCTGACCGACTggatctgggggtgctgagcGCCGAAGTCTGAGCTGTCCTTGTAGTCCCCCTTTTCAAACAGGTACTGGTAGCCCCGGTAGCCAGGGTACTGGTATCCCACCCACCTGGCAAGGCAAGCGGAGAAGGGGGGGATCGTACAACACACGCACATCAAGCATCGCCCCCGGGGATGCTCGGGCAGCGCCCGGGACCCGCCCCCGCCGGCCCCGGTACTCACGTTCCGCTCTGCACCCGCACGGACGAGACCTTCTCCTGGTAGCCGTGTGCGTGGAAGCTGGGCACATCGTCGTCTATGATTTCGATCTTCTTGCCGGTGAAGCTGGGGTTCTCGTACAGCACGATCTTGTGCtcctggctgtcctgcagccGGGAGAGCAGAGAGCGGGGGCTCAGcggccgccggccccgcggggctgggcagggggggcagagcccagggctgtggggaacCCGAGGCCAGGGAGGGCACAGTGCCGGGGGTGCTCTGCATCCAAAAaaacatccatccatccatccatccatccatccatccatccatccatccatccatccatccatccatccatccatccatccatccatccatccatccatccatccatccctgcctccgTGGGCCCGTACAGACCTCACTACCAGCAGACGTCCTCGGCTCTGGGCTCACCTGCCACCGCCCCCGTCCCCGCGCCCCCTCCGACCCCCCCATGGCTCCCCGGGCCCCGAGCGCTGGGGCGAGGGTGCGCAGGAGGGGGTGCCCCTCCGcccgcggggctggggagggcgGGGGAAGGCTGGGGAACACTTCTGGCTGCAGACCTTGGTCTGGCGGGTGGGTAGTGGCTGTCTGGGTGCTCTCACCACTTTGATGGGTCTCAGGGAAGTGATGCTGTCGCTTCTCCGGCTGTTGGTCCAGGAGTCCCAGCGGGGGTACTCCCCCTTCTCAAACACAAACTGCTCCCCTTTGCAGCTTGCCTGCTCGTAGCCCACCCAGCTGGAAGAGAGCAGGGGACGCGCTTTAGAGGGGGCAGAGGAGCGGGGATCGgccgggctgagccccagccgtgccccctgctccctgccGGGATGGGAGAGGTGCCAGGGAGGTGCCAGGCGGGGCTGCGGTGCCTCCGGGCAGCAGCGGCACCGCAGGGCTTCCCGCTGTGGTGGCCACCGATCCTTGGCCGCTGGGGACTCACGGGATCACCCAAATGTCCCTGCTGGGGTTGTGCTCCCACCAGGTATCCCTTTGTTCAGGGAGCAGCGCTGGGAACTCTCCAGGGGCTTTTCGGGGCTCTCCCTTGTCCGGAGAGCACACACGGGGCCAGCAGGTGGGGAGAGGGCACAAACACGTCCCAGGctcacctgtccctgcaccCAAAGGGAGGGAAACCGAACTGGGGATAGCGCTGTGATCTCTGCCCATACCCACACGCACACCCCTCCACTCTCCTGCGCTGAGCGGGGCTGTCAGCCTGTCCAGGTGACAATGTCACCCCCTGGTcaccctctgtgtccccctgcTCACCTGCCGGCACCGGGCACTcactgggctgagctgggcgAGCAGCTGGGCGGCGATGGGCGCGGGAAATCCGCGGCGAGGTGCGGGTGTGGCAGCGGGGAGACCCCTCCTCgccagcccctccctccctcccccccccccagggcCCCCACGTAC from Camarhynchus parvulus chromosome 15, STF_HiC, whole genome shotgun sequence includes:
- the CRYBB2 gene encoding beta-crystallin B2, which encodes MMASEHQMPASKQQQASSKIAIFEQENFQGRCHELSGACPNLKEAGVDKVGSILVHSGPWVGYEQASCKGEQFVFEKGEYPRWDSWTNSRRSDSITSLRPIKVVRAPRQPLPTRQTKDSQEHKIVLYENPSFTGKKIEIIDDDVPSFHAHGYQEKVSSVRVQSGTWVGYQYPGYRGYQYLFEKGDYKDSSDFGAQHPQIQSVRRIRDMQWHQRGAYHPTN